Proteins encoded together in one uncultured Sphaerochaeta sp. window:
- the argB gene encoding acetylglutamate kinase has product MKHRMANEILKAEVLIEAIPYIRTFAGSIVVVKYGGSAMVDEQLKKSVIQDIAMLKYIGLKPVVIHGGGKEITSLLDRLGKKSEFLDGLRVTDAETAQVAEMVLSGSIGKSLVSELEQVGISAVGISGKDGRTLLCSKKLDDKGRDLGYVGHVEKVDTSLLETLLSNNFVPVVSPVGVDEEGNTYNINADYAASAVAGSLAAQKLVFLTDVEGILKDKDDPSSIIRTLSTRQAEEYIQDGTINGGMIPKVQCCLDGLEKGVSSVHVLDGRVPHAILLEIFTTRGIGTMVTKEERS; this is encoded by the coding sequence ATGAAACACAGGATGGCAAACGAGATCCTCAAGGCTGAGGTGCTTATCGAGGCGATTCCCTACATCAGGACATTCGCCGGCAGTATTGTCGTGGTCAAATATGGTGGTTCTGCCATGGTTGATGAGCAACTGAAGAAGTCGGTTATCCAAGATATTGCGATGCTCAAGTACATCGGTTTGAAACCTGTGGTCATCCACGGTGGGGGCAAGGAGATTACCAGCCTGCTCGACCGTCTGGGTAAGAAGAGCGAGTTCCTTGATGGACTGCGTGTAACCGATGCTGAGACAGCACAGGTAGCTGAGATGGTGCTCAGCGGATCCATTGGCAAGAGCTTGGTCAGTGAGCTGGAGCAAGTAGGCATCAGTGCCGTTGGCATCAGTGGAAAGGATGGAAGAACCCTGCTCTGTTCAAAAAAATTGGATGATAAGGGGCGAGATCTTGGGTATGTTGGCCATGTGGAGAAGGTAGACACCAGTCTCCTTGAGACCCTGCTTTCCAACAATTTCGTACCGGTTGTCTCCCCGGTTGGGGTTGATGAGGAAGGTAATACCTACAATATCAATGCCGATTATGCGGCAAGTGCCGTTGCAGGTTCCCTCGCTGCGCAGAAGTTGGTATTCCTCACCGATGTGGAAGGTATTCTCAAGGACAAGGATGATCCCTCCTCCATCATTCGCACATTGAGTACAAGACAAGCTGAAGAGTACATACAGGATGGTACGATCAATGGTGGTATGATCCCCAAGGTGCAGTGTTGTCTTGATGGATTGGAGAAAGGGGTGAGTAGTGTTCACGTACTTGATGGCAGGGTTCCCCACGCCATCCTGCTTGAGATATTCACCACACGGGGAATCGGGACCATGGTCACCAAGGAGGAACGCTCATGA
- the argJ gene encoding bifunctional ornithine acetyltransferase/N-acetylglutamate synthase: MQIVDGGVTAASGFSANGVACGVKKRKKDLALVYSEVPCSFAGSFTTNLVKAAPVLWDQKLVSSSLQAQAIVINSGNANACTAEQGEKDAHAMAVHTAKTLGLQPEEVLVCSTGVIGLPLPMDKIVAGIDDCAKVLDASRSGASEAATAILTTDTFTKEVAVSLEIDGKQVTIGGMAKGSGMIHPNMATMLSFITTDATIDKAVLQELLGSSIRDTYNMISVDGDTSTNDTVLVLANGKSGCSTLSPSHGEWEAFTEAFLYVHKELAKAIVRDGEGAGKFLEVTVKGAKDKETAQILARSIISSNLVKTAFFGSDANWGRILCAMGYSGADFNPYAVDLFFSSSKGTIQVVSAGTPLAFDEHTAKGILMERDVQTLATLTDGEGEGTAWGCDLSYEYVRINGDYRS, translated from the coding sequence ATGCAAATAGTAGACGGTGGCGTTACTGCTGCCTCTGGATTTTCAGCCAATGGTGTAGCCTGCGGTGTCAAGAAACGCAAAAAAGACCTTGCCTTGGTATACAGTGAGGTTCCCTGTAGTTTTGCAGGATCTTTTACCACCAACTTGGTGAAAGCAGCCCCGGTTCTCTGGGACCAGAAGCTGGTCTCATCTTCCCTCCAGGCACAAGCTATTGTGATCAATAGTGGAAATGCCAATGCATGTACTGCAGAGCAAGGAGAGAAGGATGCCCATGCCATGGCCGTGCATACGGCGAAGACCTTGGGTTTGCAACCTGAGGAGGTATTGGTATGTTCCACCGGTGTTATCGGGCTTCCCTTGCCCATGGATAAGATTGTTGCCGGAATTGATGATTGTGCAAAGGTTCTCGATGCCTCGAGATCGGGTGCTAGTGAGGCGGCAACTGCAATACTTACCACCGATACCTTCACCAAGGAAGTTGCAGTCTCGCTTGAGATTGATGGGAAGCAGGTTACCATCGGCGGTATGGCAAAAGGCTCGGGGATGATTCATCCCAACATGGCCACCATGCTCAGCTTTATTACCACTGATGCAACCATTGACAAGGCAGTTCTCCAGGAGTTGCTTGGTTCCTCCATCCGAGATACCTACAATATGATCAGTGTGGATGGGGATACCTCTACCAATGATACTGTACTGGTGCTTGCCAATGGAAAGAGTGGGTGTAGCACCCTCTCTCCATCCCACGGCGAGTGGGAGGCCTTTACCGAAGCCTTCCTGTATGTGCATAAGGAACTTGCAAAGGCAATTGTTCGTGATGGGGAAGGGGCTGGAAAGTTCCTCGAGGTAACGGTTAAGGGAGCAAAGGACAAGGAAACAGCCCAGATTCTTGCTCGTTCGATCATCAGCAGCAATCTGGTCAAAACGGCCTTCTTTGGCAGTGATGCAAACTGGGGACGAATTCTCTGTGCTATGGGGTATAGTGGAGCTGATTTCAATCCATATGCTGTTGACCTCTTTTTTTCCTCTTCCAAGGGGACGATACAGGTGGTCTCAGCAGGGACTCCCCTGGCCTTTGATGAGCACACAGCAAAGGGAATCCTGATGGAGAGGGATGTGCAGACACTTGCAACCTTGACAGATGGAGAGGGGGAAGGCACTGCTTGGGGCTGTGATCTTTCCTATGAGTATGTTCGGATCAATGGAGATTATAGAAGCTGA
- the argC gene encoding N-acetyl-gamma-glutamyl-phosphate reductase encodes MLQVGVIGATGYAGSQLVALLVHHPSVEITYLASHSYSGKRFSEIYPSLEGGCDLVLEEEDIEEASKRCSVLFLALPHGMASHKVNREILERCIIIDLGADYRLNDSSVYESWYKTNHGSKDLLSEAVYGLCELHRERIETANLIANPGCYTTCSILTLAPLVAEKLVDPASLIIDSASGVSGAGRSEKLGSLFCEVNESYKAYGVTNHRHTPEIEQELSELSGSELMVQFTPHLVPMHRGILSTCYANLKDGVSEAEVTSAYQKWYADERFIRLMGSSLPETRFVKNTNMCAIGWKVDERTKRVIAIGAIDNLVKGAAGQAVQNMNIRCNLGEETALASTVASPL; translated from the coding sequence ATGCTACAAGTTGGAGTCATTGGTGCTACAGGCTATGCAGGGTCACAATTGGTTGCCCTTCTGGTACATCATCCGTCTGTGGAGATTACCTACCTTGCCTCACACTCCTACAGCGGAAAGCGTTTCAGTGAGATATATCCCTCTCTTGAGGGAGGGTGTGACCTGGTCCTGGAAGAGGAAGATATTGAGGAAGCGAGCAAGCGGTGCTCTGTCCTGTTCCTTGCCCTTCCCCACGGGATGGCGAGTCATAAGGTAAACCGGGAAATACTGGAGCGTTGTATCATCATCGACCTCGGAGCCGATTATCGACTCAATGACAGCAGTGTCTATGAATCCTGGTACAAGACTAATCACGGGAGCAAGGATTTGCTCAGTGAGGCTGTCTATGGACTGTGCGAACTGCATCGTGAGCGCATTGAAACAGCAAATCTGATCGCCAATCCTGGTTGCTATACCACCTGCAGTATTCTCACCTTGGCTCCCTTGGTAGCTGAAAAGCTGGTTGATCCAGCTTCCCTGATCATTGACAGCGCCAGTGGTGTCAGTGGTGCCGGTCGCTCTGAGAAGCTTGGCTCACTCTTTTGTGAGGTCAACGAGTCATACAAGGCATACGGGGTGACGAATCACCGCCATACCCCGGAGATTGAACAGGAGTTGAGCGAGCTGAGCGGTAGTGAGCTTATGGTGCAATTCACTCCTCATCTGGTTCCCATGCACCGTGGGATTCTCTCTACCTGCTATGCCAACCTGAAGGATGGGGTCAGTGAAGCAGAGGTAACCTCGGCATACCAGAAGTGGTACGCTGACGAGAGGTTTATTCGTTTGATGGGATCATCTCTTCCTGAGACCCGATTTGTGAAGAATACTAACATGTGTGCCATCGGCTGGAAGGTTGATGAGAGAACCAAGCGTGTTATTGCAATCGGAGCGATCGATAACCTGGTCAAAGGAGCTGCCGGCCAAGCCGTGCAGAATATGAATATCCGGTGCAACCTGGGTGAAGAGACAGCTCTTGCCTCCACGGTTGCCAGCCCCCTGTAA
- a CDS encoding GNAT family N-acetyltransferase — translation MDVIKTLSMKGSTTYIDLIEPLEEGIAEVLIADEDGILLHVQDATYAVALFNPAAADTFADELSHCKDPISVHTGPIVPALKKRGLTVSLECVQAVYLLAQPLAENDSIRIRPLEEKDLPVVLHHYKHGDEAYIRERYEAGVMIAAEVDGNLAGFMGRHVECAMGLLEVLPQYRRRHVGEALERAYINRLIAQGTTPYCHVEVANKASLSLQNKLGLVFSSELVYWFN, via the coding sequence ATGGATGTAATCAAGACACTCTCCATGAAGGGGAGCACTACCTATATCGATTTGATCGAACCATTGGAAGAAGGGATAGCAGAAGTCCTCATTGCAGATGAAGATGGCATATTGCTCCATGTTCAGGATGCAACCTATGCGGTGGCGTTATTCAACCCAGCTGCGGCAGATACCTTTGCTGACGAGCTCTCTCATTGCAAGGACCCCATCTCAGTGCATACCGGACCAATTGTTCCTGCACTTAAGAAGAGAGGTCTTACTGTCTCCCTGGAGTGTGTCCAAGCTGTGTATCTTTTGGCACAACCACTTGCTGAAAATGACTCTATCCGTATCCGCCCTCTTGAGGAGAAAGACCTTCCTGTGGTGTTGCATCACTACAAACATGGCGATGAAGCGTATATCCGTGAACGATATGAGGCAGGGGTCATGATTGCTGCAGAGGTCGATGGCAATCTAGCTGGGTTCATGGGCAGGCATGTCGAATGTGCGATGGGTCTCTTGGAAGTGTTGCCCCAGTACCGGAGGAGGCATGTGGGGGAGGCATTGGAGAGAGCATATATCAATAGGTTGATCGCTCAAGGAACTACCCCATATTGCCACGTTGAGGTGGCAAATAAAGCCTCTCTGTCTCTCCAAAATAAGCTTGGATTGGTGTTTTCTTCTGAGCTGGTGTATTGGTTTAATTAA
- a CDS encoding cytidylate kinase-like family protein — protein sequence MGVITISRQIGSEGTFIAKQVAEQLGLSFVDKQDIEKVMHEYGFSGFDEVYDSLPTFWERFDQHRYRTVDFLLAVMRAFAKVGNVVMLGRGGFGLLQGYTDVLNVRIKAPLEVRVQRKQKERGGTEEQARKALIDQELVRTSFVQSDLQYNQRDASLFDLVLDTGIVPPETATLWIADAYQQLMKRPRIDAKTSRADLVVDDVLLKLVEKMLGREAR from the coding sequence ATGGGAGTCATTACTATTTCCCGTCAGATTGGCAGTGAAGGAACCTTCATCGCCAAGCAAGTGGCCGAGCAACTGGGGCTTTCCTTCGTGGACAAGCAAGATATTGAGAAAGTCATGCATGAGTATGGCTTCAGTGGGTTTGACGAAGTCTATGACAGTCTGCCCACATTCTGGGAACGATTTGACCAACACCGGTATCGAACTGTGGATTTTCTCCTTGCGGTCATGCGTGCATTTGCCAAGGTTGGCAATGTTGTCATGTTGGGGCGAGGAGGGTTTGGTCTCCTGCAAGGCTATACTGACGTCCTGAATGTACGGATCAAGGCTCCGCTTGAGGTGAGGGTCCAGAGAAAACAAAAAGAGCGGGGTGGAACTGAAGAGCAGGCAAGGAAAGCACTTATTGACCAGGAGCTGGTGAGGACATCCTTTGTCCAGTCCGACCTGCAGTATAACCAACGAGATGCCTCTCTCTTTGATTTGGTCCTTGATACCGGTATTGTTCCACCGGAGACAGCGACGCTTTGGATTGCTGATGCCTATCAGCAATTGATGAAACGGCCACGAATAGATGCCAAAACCAGCCGAGCAGATCTTGTGGTTGACGATGTACTGCTCAAACTTGTTGAGAAGATGCTTGGCAGAGAGGCAAGATGA
- a CDS encoding HD domain-containing phosphohydrolase has translation MMVNVLFNIAMLLTLSVFFTTYPFKNPRKLYSYHILVGIVIGVVGILVMLNPFILEEGVVFDSRSILIVVSGMVFGLTPTLIGSGMIAVFRILKGGVGLYAGLATIITSTMVGVLWHHYRYQIVLERRRHINIEFYLVGLVDHAIMLLCMLLMPSSVRIHVFSVMTFPILVFYPVGTYLLCLLLFSQAYRLADIAALKKSEQQFKTIFEKAPIGMSLTNLRTGEIQRINQSYLDILGYTREEMLGHTWAEFSHPEDVEMSNQVTRKMFSGEEDSFTFDKRFLKKDGSTIWANLSLCVFSEENLVDLSSLCMTVDITKRKLAEKRILYASTHDALTDLYDRMEFERIISNMSLEGNLPLSVVFADMNRLRIINEAFGREQGNRILKQVATLLRETFPDCSTLFRVGGDEFALLLPGYTAKECEPCLEEVAERVSTFRVMDAVAPSISFGLYVVEDASFDLNEAVKLAEKHLATQKLLDSPQMQGKAVYAIINTLHEKNKREEAHSRRVSELSEQLGRSFGLSERSCNELRMVGLLHDIGKIAIAENILNKDGKLSPLEWEEMKRHAEIGFRILSSVEDMQALAPYVLAHHEHFDGTGYPKALRGESIPLQSRMIAIADAFDAMTSERTYRKAVSAGEAAKEIKRCAGTQFDPLLAKLFIEQVLALSYDQL, from the coding sequence ATGATGGTTAATGTATTATTCAACATTGCCATGCTCTTAACCCTCAGTGTCTTTTTCACTACCTATCCATTCAAGAACCCAAGAAAACTCTATTCCTATCATATCTTGGTCGGGATTGTTATCGGTGTGGTGGGCATCTTGGTGATGCTTAACCCGTTCATTCTCGAGGAAGGTGTTGTGTTCGACTCAAGATCCATCCTTATCGTTGTCTCCGGTATGGTTTTTGGATTGACACCGACGCTTATCGGAAGTGGTATGATAGCCGTTTTCAGAATCTTGAAGGGTGGGGTTGGCCTCTATGCTGGGTTGGCTACCATCATTACAAGTACAATGGTCGGCGTCCTCTGGCATCACTATCGCTATCAAATTGTGTTGGAGAGACGGCGCCATATCAATATAGAATTTTATCTTGTTGGTTTGGTTGACCATGCAATCATGCTGCTGTGTATGTTGCTTATGCCCTCTTCAGTAAGGATTCATGTATTTTCTGTGATGACTTTCCCAATCCTGGTGTTCTATCCAGTAGGAACGTACTTGCTCTGTCTTCTTCTCTTTAGTCAGGCTTATCGTTTGGCCGATATTGCTGCCTTGAAAAAAAGCGAACAGCAGTTCAAGACAATATTCGAAAAAGCACCGATTGGGATGTCTCTCACCAACCTGAGGACCGGCGAGATTCAGAGAATCAACCAGAGTTATTTGGATATCTTGGGATATACCAGAGAGGAGATGCTTGGCCATACGTGGGCAGAATTCTCACATCCTGAGGATGTGGAGATGAGTAATCAAGTTACAAGAAAGATGTTCAGTGGGGAAGAGGATTCCTTTACCTTCGATAAGCGCTTCCTGAAGAAGGATGGATCAACCATCTGGGCCAATCTATCCCTTTGTGTGTTTTCTGAAGAGAACCTCGTAGATTTAAGCAGTCTCTGCATGACTGTCGATATCACCAAGCGAAAGCTTGCTGAGAAGCGGATTCTTTATGCCTCTACCCATGATGCGCTCACCGATTTATATGACCGGATGGAGTTCGAGCGGATTATCAGCAATATGTCCCTAGAGGGGAATCTCCCTTTGAGTGTGGTATTTGCTGATATGAATCGTCTCAGGATCATCAACGAGGCCTTCGGGCGGGAGCAAGGAAATAGAATCCTGAAACAGGTCGCTACCCTTTTGCGGGAAACCTTCCCTGATTGTTCAACCCTTTTCAGGGTAGGGGGCGATGAGTTTGCACTTTTACTGCCTGGATATACTGCAAAGGAGTGTGAGCCCTGTCTCGAGGAGGTGGCAGAGAGAGTATCAACATTCAGGGTAATGGATGCTGTTGCTCCCTCGATCAGTTTTGGGCTCTATGTCGTGGAGGATGCCTCGTTTGACCTGAATGAGGCTGTGAAGTTGGCTGAGAAACACCTAGCCACCCAGAAATTGCTCGATAGTCCCCAGATGCAGGGAAAAGCTGTCTATGCCATCATCAACACCCTCCATGAGAAAAATAAACGGGAAGAGGCCCACTCAAGACGAGTCAGTGAACTCAGTGAACAGTTGGGAAGATCCTTTGGTCTCAGTGAGCGATCGTGTAATGAGTTACGAATGGTAGGCCTTTTGCATGATATCGGTAAAATCGCTATTGCTGAGAATATACTCAACAAGGATGGAAAGTTGTCCCCTCTGGAATGGGAGGAGATGAAACGACATGCCGAGATCGGCTTTCGTATACTCAGCTCAGTAGAGGATATGCAGGCATTGGCGCCCTATGTACTTGCCCATCATGAGCACTTCGATGGAACGGGCTATCCCAAAGCCCTACGTGGGGAGTCAATTCCCTTGCAATCCAGGATGATTGCGATCGCCGATGCCTTTGATGCGATGACCAGTGAGAGGACCTATCGTAAGGCAGTCTCCGCGGGTGAAGCGGCAAAGGAGATCAAAAGATGCGCTGGCACCCAGTTTGATCCGTTGCTCGCTAAACTCTTTATAGAACAGGTACTTGCCCTCTCCTATGACCAGCTCTAA
- a CDS encoding diguanylate cyclase, whose product MKTKAKQEQSISLLDDISRSLFNTIPDPFIVVGEDGTYLEVLGGTERSLYDDGIPLKGKNIYSFMPKDFADFFMDQVHHTLEAGMLNSFDYQLETEDVTLTTKNGPGGNQWFEARMYPLEKPYQGQRAVTVMIINITERRNLHKQLRDLSNVDPLTGLYNRRYFLQRVSLHLQEAGKAHILICDIDHFKEINDTHGHLAGDAVLQEFAARSKEVIKHSKAIARYGGDEFVIAVTNKSDEEAVQIAEELRLRVASEAFFFQDLALNIHISIGVARVEGPDLSSSSLISKADIALYKAKESGRNHVCFFTPSMRES is encoded by the coding sequence ATGAAAACGAAGGCGAAACAAGAACAGAGTATTTCTCTTCTTGATGACATCTCAAGGTCGCTGTTCAACACCATTCCAGACCCTTTTATTGTGGTGGGTGAGGATGGAACGTATCTTGAGGTACTCGGAGGAACCGAGCGCTCGCTCTATGATGATGGAATTCCCCTCAAGGGTAAGAATATCTATTCATTCATGCCCAAGGATTTTGCTGACTTTTTCATGGACCAAGTACACCATACCCTGGAAGCAGGTATGCTCAACTCCTTCGACTACCAACTGGAGACCGAGGATGTAACCCTGACCACCAAGAATGGACCCGGTGGAAATCAGTGGTTTGAGGCTCGTATGTATCCATTGGAGAAACCGTATCAAGGACAACGGGCGGTGACCGTGATGATCATCAACATCACGGAGAGAAGGAACCTCCATAAACAACTCAGGGATCTCTCCAATGTGGATCCACTTACCGGATTGTATAATCGTCGATACTTTCTGCAACGTGTTTCTCTGCATCTGCAGGAAGCGGGAAAAGCCCACATCCTCATCTGTGATATCGACCACTTCAAGGAGATCAACGACACCCATGGTCACCTGGCAGGGGATGCGGTGCTTCAGGAGTTTGCAGCCCGTTCCAAGGAAGTTATCAAGCACAGCAAGGCAATTGCACGGTACGGTGGAGATGAGTTTGTCATCGCGGTGACAAACAAGAGTGATGAGGAGGCAGTACAAATTGCTGAAGAGTTGAGACTGAGGGTTGCTTCAGAGGCATTCTTCTTTCAGGATCTTGCATTGAATATTCATATCTCAATTGGTGTTGCCCGGGTAGAAGGCCCTGACCTGTCTTCCTCCTCCCTGATCAGCAAAGCTGATATAGCCTTGTATAAGGCAAAAGAGTCGGGAAGAAACCACGTGTGTTTCTTTACCCCCTCAATGAGGGAATCATGA
- a CDS encoding glutamine synthetase III, with the protein MKERADQYFGSMVFGDEKMREYLSKDTYRQLKETIRVGKELNLEIANQVAHAMKEWAMAEGATHYCHWFQPMTSITAEKHESFLVPSSEGAALMEFSGKELIKGEPDASSFPSGGLRATFEARGYTAWDPSSYAFIKENTLCIPTAFCSYSGEVLDKKTPLLRSMEVISREAIRILKLFGRSDVKRVVTTVGPEQEYFLVDKDLYLQRKDLIHTGRTLVGARPPKGQELEDHYFGNLKSRVSAFMQELDEELWKLGIFAKTEHNEVAPSQHELAPVFTTSNLAVDQNQLTMEMMKKIADKHGLVCLLHEKPFAGVNGSGKHNNWSISTDTGLNLLEPGDNPKDNAQFLLFLVAVIAAVDEYQDLLRVSVASAGNDHRLGANEAPPAIVSMFLGEELTEILDSLADGTDCPNKERSSMLLGVNLLPPFPKDTTDRNRTSPFAFTGNKFEFRMLGSSFSVSGPNFVLNTIIAEQLSRFADQLEKAKDFSCDLSALVKETYSKHRRIVFNGNNYAPEWVEEANKRGLLNLVSTPEALPTFIHAKNIALFEKFGVLSSSEMHSRYEIVLENYCKTINIEALTLVDMMRKQVLPALSAFSGILARSFLDKKAAVSSLSLSYEAGLITELSNLADGLDKEVSLLEQQLLEARMVEDISSESHFYHDTVLSQMAQVRSLCDTAELLTDQQYWPIPTYESLLYSV; encoded by the coding sequence ATGAAAGAGCGAGCAGATCAGTATTTTGGGAGTATGGTGTTTGGGGACGAGAAGATGAGGGAGTATCTCTCTAAGGACACCTACCGCCAGCTGAAAGAGACCATCAGGGTTGGAAAGGAACTGAATCTGGAGATTGCCAACCAGGTTGCCCATGCCATGAAGGAGTGGGCTATGGCTGAAGGGGCTACCCATTACTGTCACTGGTTTCAGCCCATGACCAGTATCACCGCAGAGAAGCATGAGAGTTTTTTGGTTCCTTCCTCTGAAGGTGCTGCCCTTATGGAGTTCAGTGGAAAAGAGTTGATCAAGGGAGAACCTGACGCATCCTCATTTCCTTCCGGTGGCCTTAGGGCAACCTTTGAGGCTCGTGGGTATACTGCCTGGGACCCTTCCAGCTATGCCTTCATCAAGGAGAATACGCTCTGTATCCCTACAGCATTTTGTTCCTATAGTGGTGAAGTGTTGGATAAGAAGACTCCCTTGCTTCGTTCCATGGAAGTCATTAGCCGCGAGGCGATCAGGATTCTGAAGCTTTTTGGACGGAGTGATGTGAAGCGTGTGGTGACCACTGTAGGTCCAGAGCAGGAGTACTTCTTGGTGGATAAAGACCTCTACCTACAGCGTAAGGACTTGATTCACACCGGTCGTACCCTTGTAGGGGCACGCCCACCTAAGGGACAAGAGTTGGAGGACCACTACTTCGGCAATCTCAAGAGTCGCGTCTCTGCCTTCATGCAGGAACTGGATGAGGAGCTTTGGAAGCTTGGCATCTTTGCGAAGACCGAGCATAACGAGGTCGCTCCCAGCCAGCATGAGCTTGCTCCAGTCTTTACCACAAGCAACCTTGCCGTCGATCAGAACCAGCTGACCATGGAAATGATGAAGAAGATTGCCGACAAGCATGGTCTTGTCTGTTTGCTGCACGAGAAGCCGTTTGCCGGGGTGAATGGTTCGGGGAAGCACAATAACTGGTCTATTTCGACCGACACGGGACTGAATCTTCTGGAACCGGGAGACAACCCCAAGGACAATGCACAGTTCCTCCTCTTTCTTGTCGCGGTAATCGCGGCTGTGGATGAGTACCAGGACCTGCTTCGTGTTTCGGTAGCAAGTGCAGGGAATGACCACCGCCTCGGTGCAAACGAAGCACCTCCGGCCATTGTAAGCATGTTCCTCGGCGAGGAACTGACTGAGATCCTCGATTCCCTTGCTGATGGAACTGATTGCCCGAACAAGGAAAGATCCTCCATGCTCCTTGGGGTAAACCTCCTTCCTCCATTTCCCAAGGATACCACAGACCGAAACCGTACCAGTCCATTTGCCTTTACCGGCAACAAGTTCGAGTTCCGTATGCTTGGTTCCTCGTTCTCGGTCTCCGGTCCCAACTTTGTCCTCAATACGATCATTGCAGAACAGCTTTCCCGATTCGCCGATCAGTTGGAGAAGGCCAAGGATTTCTCTTGTGACCTCTCTGCATTGGTGAAAGAGACCTACAGCAAGCACCGAAGAATCGTCTTCAATGGTAACAACTATGCACCTGAGTGGGTTGAAGAGGCAAATAAGCGAGGGCTGTTGAATCTGGTTAGCACCCCTGAAGCCCTTCCTACCTTCATCCATGCGAAAAACATTGCGCTCTTTGAGAAGTTTGGTGTGCTCTCCTCCTCGGAGATGCATAGCCGGTATGAAATCGTCCTGGAAAACTACTGTAAGACGATCAATATCGAAGCACTTACGCTCGTCGATATGATGAGAAAGCAAGTGCTCCCTGCATTGAGCGCATTCAGCGGGATATTGGCAAGAAGCTTCCTGGATAAAAAAGCAGCAGTCTCCTCTCTCTCCCTCTCCTATGAGGCTGGGTTGATCACTGAGCTGAGTAATCTTGCCGATGGTTTGGATAAGGAAGTATCACTGTTGGAGCAGCAGCTTCTGGAAGCGAGGATGGTGGAAGATATAAGTAGTGAGAGCCACTTCTATCATGATACGGTCCTCTCCCAGATGGCACAGGTCCGCTCCCTGTGTGATACTGCCGAGCTTCTCACCGACCAGCAGTATTGGCCGATTCCTACCTACGAATCACTTCTGTATTCAGTGTAA
- a CDS encoding AraC family transcriptional regulator, with protein MLGTLNKVMDYIEEHLSEELTAEEIARTSGIGDYHFRTVFYYLSGGISLSEYIRGRRLSQAGMALVQGESVTDVAYAYGYQSLDGFTRAFTAFSGMLPSEVRKKGVSKAYPKLSFKITVEGGERMDYRIEEKPACKIAGVSRRVPMQFEGVNNAIVELAKSITEEQRKEMHCLQNIEPYHVLNASYEADAKFMKEEGYLTHMIGVLTTKEDISEQLEWVALPASLWAVFPSEGAFPRVLQQTMASIYAHWLPSSDFELLELPSFSWSDIEGNTAKSEIWIPVKKRETKMH; from the coding sequence ATGCTTGGAACGTTGAACAAGGTCATGGATTACATTGAGGAACACCTCTCTGAAGAGCTGACGGCGGAAGAAATTGCCAGGACCTCTGGTATTGGAGATTATCATTTTAGAACGGTCTTCTACTATCTCTCCGGTGGAATTTCCCTCTCTGAGTACATCAGGGGGAGACGGTTATCCCAGGCTGGGATGGCGCTGGTCCAGGGAGAAAGTGTTACCGACGTTGCCTATGCCTATGGATACCAGTCCTTGGATGGGTTTACCAGAGCCTTTACAGCGTTCAGCGGCATGTTGCCTTCCGAAGTAAGAAAGAAGGGTGTGAGCAAAGCTTACCCAAAGCTTTCTTTCAAGATTACCGTAGAGGGAGGAGAACGTATGGACTACCGAATTGAAGAGAAACCGGCATGTAAGATTGCCGGGGTGAGTCGGCGGGTGCCGATGCAGTTTGAGGGAGTGAATAATGCCATTGTGGAATTGGCAAAAAGCATTACCGAGGAACAGAGAAAGGAGATGCACTGCTTACAGAACATTGAGCCGTATCATGTTCTGAATGCTTCCTATGAGGCAGATGCCAAGTTCATGAAAGAAGAAGGTTACCTGACCCATATGATCGGGGTTTTGACTACCAAGGAAGATATAAGTGAGCAGCTGGAATGGGTTGCACTTCCGGCATCGCTTTGGGCAGTGTTTCCTAGTGAGGGTGCATTTCCCCGCGTGTTGCAGCAGACCATGGCATCAATTTATGCACATTGGCTTCCTTCCTCAGATTTTGAACTCCTCGAATTACCTTCGTTCAGCTGGAGCGATATCGAGGGAAATACTGCGAAGAGTGAAATTTGGATTCCTGTGAAAAAAAGAGAAACCAAGATGCACTGA